The window ATGACGTGACGCTCGCATCTGTGATGTATACGCTGTGGGGAGTTTTGCTATCTAAGTATGCCAACCAAGATGATATTGTCTTTGGGACAACAGTATCAGGGAGAAATGCGGATGTCCCTCATATTGAAAAGATGACAGGGCTGTTCATTAACACATTGCCGCTGCGGGTCTCATTCGAACAAGAGCGGCCGATTCTTGAACAGATGCAGGAAGTGAGTCGTGAGATAGCTGTAAGAAATGAATATGAACATACACCGCTATCTGATTTAAAGAAATATGCAGGAATGACGGCAGAGCAATCGTTATTTGATTCAATCGTCGTCATTGAAAACTATCCACTAGATCAAATGCTCACGAAAAACGATCAGCCTATTCGTATTCGTGGATTTGAGATGACTGAGCAGACAGAATTCGATCTCACGCTTAGTGTCCAGGCGTTTGATGATCAGCTGCACTTTTCATTGGTGTATAACCCCGTCAGCTTTTCAGCTGAACAAATCGAAAAGTGGTGTCAGCATTTTCTTCATCTCCTGTCTGATGCCTGTGCTCATCCGCACAAATCTGCTGCTCAGCTACAGCTGCTATCAGAAGAAGAGAAAGAAAAGCAATTAGCGGTCTTCCGGCAGTATGGCGGGGCAACATCTAGCAATGAACCAACGGTGATTGACCTTTTTGAAGCACAAGTGGATCGAACGCCAGCGGCAGCCGCAGTTGAGTTTGGCGATACGACGGTTACATATGAACAACTCAATAAGAGAGTGAACCAGCTCGCACATTATTTGCAAAACAAAGGGGTCAAACAGGAGCAGCGTGTCGGCATTTTAGCAGAGCATTCCATTGAAATGGTGATAGCGTGCTTAGCGATCTTAAAAGCTGGCGGTGCATACGTGCCGATTGATCCTGAATACCCGCAGGAACGAATAGAATATCTATTAGAAGACAGCGGAGTAGAATGGCTCTTAACTCATCCAATTAAAGGGCTCACCTATGCTTATCATGGAGAAAAAATTGATATCACACAGCCGGATCTATACACCGGACCATCAGACAACTTGGCAGAAGCCATCACCTCAGACCAAACAGCCTACTGCATTTATACATCAGGTACGACCGGAAGACCTAAAGGTGTACTCATTCATCATCTTGGCTTAGCCAACTATATTGATTGGGCGAAGCAAGTATATGTTCGAGGAGAAACAAGGCATTTTGCTTTGTATACTTCACTGTCCTTTGACCTGACGGTTACTTCTATTTTCACGCCGCTCATTTCAGGAAATACCATCATGATTTACCACCATGAAAACCGGCAGCTGCTTGTCGAAGACATCATAAAAGATAATCGCGTACATGTGATGAAACTGACACCATCTCATTTACAGTTTATTAAGCATTTGTCTTTCCCAGACAGCCAAATGAAATGTTTCATTTTAGGCGGAGAACAGCTGGAAACATCTCTAGCGAAATCCATTCAGCAGTCCTTCCCGCAGCCAATTGAAATTGTGAATGAATATGGACCAACTGAAACGGTGGTTGGCTGCATGATTCATCGATATGACCAGGATTTTGATCAAGACGTGTATGTACCGATTGGAAAGCCTGCACAGCATACAGATATTCTTCTTTTTGACAGACATATGAATCTCATGCCGGAAGGAACCGTCGGTGAATTATATATTGGCGGGAAAGGTGTCGCAAAAGGCTATTTGAATCGACCGGAACTCACCGAAGAAAGGTTTGTCGATCACCCTTTCCAGCCAGGTGAAAAAATTTATAAAACAGGTGATGCAGCCCGCATTCTGCCTAATGGGCTCATTCAATTTTTAGGTCGAAATGATGATCAAGTGAAGCTGAGAGGCTATCGTATTGAAACAGGTGAAATTGAATTTTGGCTGAATGAACAGCCAGGTATGAAAGCAGCAGCTGTTGTTGTAAAGCCAGATGCTTCTGGTACACCATGTTTGGCCGCATATGTTGTCACGACAGCCAGACTTGATCAAGCTGCAATGAAACAAGCGTTGGCTGATCAGCTGCCGGATTATATGATCCCAACTCACTTTGTTCAATTGGATGATATGCCCCTGACTGCCAATGGCAAACTAGATAAACGGGCATTACCTGCTTTGAAACAGGCGCAGCAAACGAATAAGCAGGCGGGCGCTGCCCATCTTTCTGATACTGAGAAAGTCATTCAAGACATTTGGAAAAAAGTCCTCGGCTTAGATGAGGTAAGTGTTCATGACAAATTCTTTGACATTGGCGGGCATTCACTCAACTTAATCCACGTCAATCAACAGCTCGCTAAGCAATTGAACCAAAGCATTCCAATGGTCGAAATGTTCCGCCGTCCAACGATTAGAGAGCTTGCCGCATATTTAAGCGGCGATTCAGAGCAGGTAGCGGCAGGCACGCAGCCTGTGAAACAAAAGACAAGAAAAGCCAATGAGCCGATTGCCATTATTGGAATGGCTGGTAAATTCCCTGGTGCGAAAAATGTTGAGGCATTTTGGCGAAATTTGAAGAATGGAGAAGAATCAATTTCCTTCTTTTCCGATGAGGAACTGCTTGAAGCTGGTATTGACCGTCAAACCTTCGAACGATCCGATTATGTGAGGGCAAAAGGTGTAATTGATGGACCTGATTTATTTGACGCATCCTTCTTCGGCTATTCGCCAGGTCAGGCAGAAATGATGGATCCTCAAATACGCCTCCTGCATGAGTACGCCTATAAGGCGCTGGAAGATGCGGGGTATGTGCAAGAAGATTATACGGGTAAAGTTGGGTTGTTTACTGGGTCCACATCGAACTTTCAATGGATTCAGCGTTTTGCAGCTTCCCTTGATAGCAGCATGTCAGAGCTGTTTGAAGTGGGTTCACTCAATGATACGTACACCGTGAGTACAAGAATTGCCCATAAATTGAATTTGAAAGGACCGGCGCTCACGCTGCAAACCGCTTGTTCGACTTCTTTGGTCGCCTTGCATTTGGCCTGTCAATCCATTGCAAATGGTGATTCAGATGTAGCACTTGCGGGAGGTGTGTCGATCCTGCACCCAGTGAAATCAGGCTACGTTTATCAGCAGAACATGGTGAAATCAAGCGATGGCCATTGCCGCGCCTTTGATGATCAAGCAGATGGAACTGTTGGAGGAGATGGTGTTGGTCTTGTTTCTTTAAAAGCACTTAGTGAAGCCATAGAAGATGGTGACCATATTTATGCGGTCATTAAGGGCTCTGCTATTAACAATGATGGTGATCAAAAGGTTGGTTTCAATGCTCCAAGCGTTGAAGGACAGACACGTGTCATTCAGGATGCCTTACATCAAGCAGATGTTTCACCAGATACGATTGAATATGTGGAAACACATGGAACTGGAACATCACTTGGTGATCCGATTGAAATAGAGGCGCTCACAAAGGCTTTCGACACAGAGAAAAAACAATTTTGCCGTATTGGGTCTGTCAAAACCAATATTGGACATTTGGATGCAGCGGCAGGAGCAGCTGGCTTGATCAAAGCTGTGCTTTCGCTTCAGCATCACACATTTGTACCTAGTCTTCACTTCAAAAAAGCCAATGAAAACATTGCATTTGAGCATAGCCCTTTCTTTGTAAACACTGAGCTGACTGACTGGAAGCAGCCAGCTTCACATTTGCGGCGGGCTGGGGTGAGCTCATTTGGAATGGGTGGAACCAATGCACATGTCATATTAGAAGAAGCACCACAAAGAGATCGTCAGCAAATGCCTCGTTCTGCTGAGCTGCTTGTTCTTTCAGCAAAGAGCAAAACGAGCTTGGAACGAATGAAAGACAAACTCGTAAACCAAATAGAAAACACGCCTTCTATCAATTTGGCAGACGCAGCTTATACTCTGCAAACAGGAAGACAGTTCTTTGGTTTCCGTCAGGCATTTGTTGCGGCAAGCAGAGAAGATGCTTTGCGAGTATTAACAGAAAAGCAAGGCAAGGGCATTGGAAAGCTCATGCATTCGCATGTGGAGCAACAAAAGATTATTTTTATGTTTTCTGGACAAGGCAATCAATATCTCAATATGGGATTAGATTTGTACCGGGAAGAGCCTTACTTTAAGAAGCAAATGGATGCTTGTTTTCAAGCATATGAAGAAGCAACGGGGCGAAGTCTTGCCCGTATTCTTTACCCATTAGCGGCTGAAACAGACAAGGCGCGTGAAAAATTAGCAAGTACTCAATATGCACAGCCGGCCATTTTTGCCATTGAATATGCCTTATCCATGCTCTTCATTGAATGGGGCATTCGTCCTGATGCAATGATCGGCTATAGCTTTGGCGAATTAACGGCGGCCGCTATATCAGGGCTATTCAGCTTAAAGGACGCAATGTCCATGGTCGCCTATCGTGCGAATGCGATGCAATCGTCACCAGCTGGCGTCATGATGAGTGTTCCATTACCTGAGGAAGAGCTAAAACCGATGCTTCCAAAAGATATTTCTCTCGCGGTTGTCAATGATTCCTCATGTATCGTGTCAGGTCTAGAAGAGGCGATAAGTGAATTTGAACAAGAGCTGAAAAGCAACAGATTGATGTGTATGCGGTTAGGTGGAACCATTGCTGCCCACTCACATGTCATGAAGGAGGCAGCGGAGCAATTCGGAGAAAAATTAAAGCATATGAAAGCCAAAACACTTCGTATTCCATTTATTTCGAATTTGTCAGGAGATTGGATGACAGATACGAGTGCGAAAGATATGTCTTATTGGAAAAGGCATATGACCGATACAGTTCGCTTTGCTGAAGGCATCACCAATATTTTACAAGAGGACAATATTCAATTAA is drawn from Bacillus pumilus and contains these coding sequences:
- a CDS encoding non-ribosomal peptide synthetase/type I polyketide synthase; this translates as MALQPQKLDKQNIENMLGITTIQEGLLFHHLMEPNGTAYFEQLLIEIDGPIDRDIFEQSWTNVTKQHEMLRTLFRWQELARPVQIVLKQHQPDIRYRDLTQAKEPLHVLKEEVTAQNREERFDLQEVPFRLTLCEVNDEVSWVLISFHHILLDGWSLGIVLSDWMSAYERLSNGDKPLLEQRPSYQSFVKWQQKNLQQTEAQAAYWKNVFNGWSYAELLQKSSGAYENSEVFHQYEHQVDTSIAESLSKFTNQYDVTLASVMYTLWGVLLSKYANQDDIVFGTTVSGRNADVPHIEKMTGLFINTLPLRVSFEQERPILEQMQEVSREIAVRNEYEHTPLSDLKKYAGMTAEQSLFDSIVVIENYPLDQMLTKNDQPIRIRGFEMTEQTEFDLTLSVQAFDDQLHFSLVYNPVSFSAEQIEKWCQHFLHLLSDACAHPHKSAAQLQLLSEEEKEKQLAVFRQYGGATSSNEPTVIDLFEAQVDRTPAAAAVEFGDTTVTYEQLNKRVNQLAHYLQNKGVKQEQRVGILAEHSIEMVIACLAILKAGGAYVPIDPEYPQERIEYLLEDSGVEWLLTHPIKGLTYAYHGEKIDITQPDLYTGPSDNLAEAITSDQTAYCIYTSGTTGRPKGVLIHHLGLANYIDWAKQVYVRGETRHFALYTSLSFDLTVTSIFTPLISGNTIMIYHHENRQLLVEDIIKDNRVHVMKLTPSHLQFIKHLSFPDSQMKCFILGGEQLETSLAKSIQQSFPQPIEIVNEYGPTETVVGCMIHRYDQDFDQDVYVPIGKPAQHTDILLFDRHMNLMPEGTVGELYIGGKGVAKGYLNRPELTEERFVDHPFQPGEKIYKTGDAARILPNGLIQFLGRNDDQVKLRGYRIETGEIEFWLNEQPGMKAAAVVVKPDASGTPCLAAYVVTTARLDQAAMKQALADQLPDYMIPTHFVQLDDMPLTANGKLDKRALPALKQAQQTNKQAGAAHLSDTEKVIQDIWKKVLGLDEVSVHDKFFDIGGHSLNLIHVNQQLAKQLNQSIPMVEMFRRPTIRELAAYLSGDSEQVAAGTQPVKQKTRKANEPIAIIGMAGKFPGAKNVEAFWRNLKNGEESISFFSDEELLEAGIDRQTFERSDYVRAKGVIDGPDLFDASFFGYSPGQAEMMDPQIRLLHEYAYKALEDAGYVQEDYTGKVGLFTGSTSNFQWIQRFAASLDSSMSELFEVGSLNDTYTVSTRIAHKLNLKGPALTLQTACSTSLVALHLACQSIANGDSDVALAGGVSILHPVKSGYVYQQNMVKSSDGHCRAFDDQADGTVGGDGVGLVSLKALSEAIEDGDHIYAVIKGSAINNDGDQKVGFNAPSVEGQTRVIQDALHQADVSPDTIEYVETHGTGTSLGDPIEIEALTKAFDTEKKQFCRIGSVKTNIGHLDAAAGAAGLIKAVLSLQHHTFVPSLHFKKANENIAFEHSPFFVNTELTDWKQPASHLRRAGVSSFGMGGTNAHVILEEAPQRDRQQMPRSAELLVLSAKSKTSLERMKDKLVNQIENTPSINLADAAYTLQTGRQFFGFRQAFVAASREDALRVLTEKQGKGIGKLMHSHVEQQKIIFMFSGQGNQYLNMGLDLYREEPYFKKQMDACFQAYEEATGRSLARILYPLAAETDKAREKLASTQYAQPAIFAIEYALSMLFIEWGIRPDAMIGYSFGELTAAAISGLFSLKDAMSMVAYRANAMQSSPAGVMMSVPLPEEELKPMLPKDISLAVVNDSSCIVSGLEEAISEFEQELKSNRLMCMRLGGTIAAHSHVMKEAAEQFGEKLKHMKAKTLRIPFISNLSGDWMTDTSAKDMSYWKRHMTDTVRFAEGITNILQEDNIQLIEIGPGQDLSVMVNRSLNGLNQHVCHVLRHAKQDVTDTEFLLGQIGRLWTNGLSIDWNRFHLNRQPRKMPLPTYAFDQTSYWYDAADRVKHEKPKQSGRKQQMDEWFYTPHWEAGLLPCVPSDDSSAGALLLFAEPSAFGEKIAAELLTKRNEFVVVRKGNEFTKHDEKSYTIRSHEPSDYERLISNLADDEINVSEVCHLWGLSERQPSHTEEEWVKQTQQDAYYSLLYIGQALKKYVLDQKVSITVLSSLTYAVGGEPELYPEKAIHLGPAMVISQETPNLRYRILDIDRPVENGVQEKRLLKQISDELDRAYGQLLTVYRRNKRYVKKYAKGSVPETGHAHLAKKDGVYILIGGLGFIGLNIAQTLAEQTKGTLILTSRSGLPDRSKWREWLSTHDEQDPTKKKIQKVMALEETGADVLIQKVDVRHREDIQQLINTVDASYGQIDGVIYAAGVTGDQSFRVMEQTDVTFSEPHFEAKMNGVLHLDAALGDRSLDFCFVLSSLSPILGGLGFTAYTAVNHFIDAYVYERNLRSETQWSVISFDGWEFEQGKQLDLPIGDDVTETLITEKEGRMIFERLLSLDQVEQMVISTTSLHDRIHRYVDRLSREEESGGEHVQDGNLYSRPALSTNYAAPETELEKELSQHWQAFFKIDDIGIDDHFFEMGGDSLKAITFIGIIHRAFSVELTLPQFFQIPTIRLMAAYIDQADTAAYHAIEKAEVKEHYPLSSAQKRLYLMQQMDVNSTGYNEFKAGRIKGKLDISRLEWAFQQLIKRHESLRTAFVLENGVPYQKIEEEVPFAVTLFDLTKGSSQGSEEDQKQVIEQFLTAFTLSEAPLMRVGVMKLAKEEFVLMLDMHHIISDGLSQDILVNDFMQLYDGRTLEPLALQYKDFSEWQNDMLASEALKESSDYWKNRLEGAPLLDLPTDFDRPEVRQFRGGHYTFRIEEAELNAFKQIILKEDATLFMGLLSVYQILLHKLSGQSDITVGVPVAGRKQEELQQVIGIFVNMLPLRLYPKAELTYQQFLQDVKAHVIGDFGHQEYQYEQMVQDLQLSRSVSRNLLFDAVFALQNMNQPELKVGGLTFSDYPYETGTSRFDLLWIAYEQEDGLSSTIEYNTELFSEETIQRIAGLLKDIMRAVSADAMRIEEIELTSSFKQLDDVSLFELDDLKI